The following proteins come from a genomic window of Hymenobacter canadensis:
- a CDS encoding DUF3575 domain-containing protein, producing MLPAMPTTQLYLPRRHHRPLLFPLSLRLQLATSAALMAVLLLAFTQPVSAQTITVKASANPLLSIEDRIPLSASLGMELGLTPHSALQLTGSYRHFRAQDQEPDNGPKVYLDYRYYFTPAQPQTGFFAGPFVGVGRLKLGLGDVPPSGAVRGKRTEQEAGVLLGYQQLFSRLTLDAFAGPAYRWETTRNANYPFSQKSAFLWLRASFTVGIRLKK from the coding sequence ATGCTTCCCGCTATGCCAACCACCCAACTTTACCTACCGCGCCGCCACCATCGGCCGTTACTGTTCCCGCTTAGTTTACGGCTTCAACTTGCTACCAGTGCCGCCCTGATGGCTGTGCTGTTGCTTGCGTTTACACAGCCAGTTTCGGCTCAGACCATAACTGTGAAAGCCAGCGCCAACCCCTTGCTTTCAATAGAAGACCGGATTCCGTTGTCGGCCAGTTTGGGAATGGAACTGGGCCTGACGCCGCACTCAGCCCTGCAGCTGACGGGCAGCTACCGCCACTTCCGGGCACAAGACCAAGAGCCGGACAACGGTCCTAAGGTGTATCTCGACTATCGGTACTACTTCACCCCTGCCCAGCCCCAGACCGGTTTTTTCGCGGGCCCTTTTGTGGGCGTGGGTCGGTTGAAGCTGGGTTTGGGCGACGTGCCACCTTCTGGTGCCGTACGAGGCAAGCGCACGGAGCAGGAGGCCGGCGTGCTGCTTGGCTACCAGCAACTATTCTCGCGGCTTACATTGGATGCTTTCGCCGGGCCCGCCTACCGCTGGGAAACGACCCGGAACGCCAACTATCCGTTCAGCCA